In one Tripterygium wilfordii isolate XIE 37 chromosome 22, ASM1340144v1, whole genome shotgun sequence genomic region, the following are encoded:
- the LOC119990606 gene encoding organ-specific protein P4-like, with protein MKPICVFFLLFSLLRGATLSNGRKEPGYYWKSIMKDQPMPEAIKNLFQLNPTPLSEEEGKFVKDFDFGANAIIYHSRDHHKAEKFQSSHQGLAVADTREGGDGYQIARQNIK; from the exons ATGAAGCCCATCTGtgttttcttccttctcttctccctTCTCAGG GGTGCCACACTCAGTAATGGAAGAAAGGAACCAGGGTACTATTGGAAGAGCATAATGAAGGACCAACCCATGCCAGAAGCAATTAAGAATCTTTTTCAACTAAACCCAACTCCCCTCTCAGAAGAAGAGGGCAAGTTTGTCaaagattttgattttggtgCTAATGCTATCATTTATCACAGCCGTGACCACCATAAAGCAGAGAAGTTTCAAAGTTCACATCAAGGACTTGCTGTGGCTGATACAAGGGAAGGAGGAGATGGGTATCAAATAGCAAGGCAGAATATCAAATAG
- the LOC119990605 gene encoding BURP domain-containing protein BNM2A-like produces the protein MGFGVSSWNIFLGVLIVVMIAQGARKITYGEWKIPDHNGVTYDLRQHHDMNEQQRFDPAKQVDGDYHHHQHSHNMPHMDPSVNIFFTIKDLKVGKRMLLHFPNKDPSKSPHLLSQQEASSIPFSSTQLPYLLDLFSFSKDSPQAKAIAYTLRECEFKPIKGETKLCATSLESMLDYARSIFGSDTPFKVVTTNYLSKPTKDLQNYTILERPREVSAPQVIPCHKMPYPYAVFFCHTQKSKNRLFEVLVGAEKGERVQAVAVCHMDTSEWNTDHPSFAVLGIKPGTQPVCHFIPVDNLVWVPSSG, from the exons ATGGGTTTTGGAGTTTCTTCTTGGAACATCTTCCTTGGCGTCCTAATCGTTGTGATG ATCGCACAAGGAGCTAGGAAGATCACTTATGGAGAATGGAAAATACCAGATCATAATGGGGTTACATATGATCTGCGCCAACATCACGACATGAATGAGCAGCAGAGATTTGATCCGGCTAAGCAAGTCGATGgcgattatcatcatcatcaacatagTCACAATATGCCTCATATGGACCCTTCAGTGAACATTTTCTTTACCATAAAAGACCTGAAAGTAGGAAAAAGAATGCTCCTTCACTTCCCAAACAAGGACCCTTCAAAATCTCCTCATCTACTCTCTCAACAAGAGGCCAGTTCAATTCCTTTCTCTTCAACCCAACTCCCTTACCTTCTTGACTTGTTCTCTTTCTCTAAGGACTCTCCACAAGCCAAAGCAATAGCATATACCCTAAGAGAATGTGAATTTAAACCCATCAAAGGAGAGACCAAACTATGTGCTACCTCCTTAGAGTCCATGCTCGATTACGCCCGTTCGATTTTCGGATCAGACACCCCCTTCAAGGTTGTAACCACAAACTATCTCTCAAAGCCAACTAAGGATTTGCAAAATTATACGATCCTGGAAAGGCCTAGAGAGGTCTCTGCTCCACAAGTTATACCATGTCACAAAATGCCTTATCCTTATGCAGTGTTCTTTTGTCATACACAGAAGAGTAAGAACAGACTGTTTGAGGTTTTAGTTGGTGCAGAGAAGGGGGAGAGAGTGCAAGCTGTTGCTGTTTGTCACATGGACACCTCTGAATGGAATACTGATCACCCTTCATTTGCTGTGCTTGGAATTAAGCCTGGAACTCAGCCTGTTTGCCATTTCATCCCTGTTGATAATCTGGTTTGGGTGCCTTCGAGTGgttaa
- the LOC119991768 gene encoding ATP-dependent Clp protease proteolytic subunit 6, chloroplastic codes for MVASALSASVSFSVSSHRRSPFSSLFSDRHSTSSVVSSLQIPHGNSLATGLSSRATGLAIKHGEKNLVDSYPRTIAAKSNNPPIMPAVMTPGGPLDLTSVLLRNRIIFIGQPINSPVAQRVISQLVTLAAIDEDADILVYLNCPGGSTYSVLAIYDCMSWIKPKVGTVCFGVAASQGALLLAGGEKGMRYAMPNARIMVHQPQSGCGGHVEDVRRQVNEAVQSRHKIDKMYAAFTGQPLEKVQQYTERDRFLSAPEALDFGLIDGILETEY; via the exons ATGGTAGCGTCAGCTCTCTCGGCGTCCGTGAGCTTCTCCGTTTCTTCTCACCGCCGGAGCCCCTTTAGTTCCTTGTTTTCTGACag ACACTCTACGAGCTCGGTCGTCTCTTCCTTGCAAATTCCACACGGGAATTCTCTGGCGACTG GATTGTCCAGTAGAGCTACTGGGTTAGCAATAAAGCATGGCGAGAAGAATTTAGTTGATTCTTATCCAAG AACAATCGCAGCCAAAAGCAATAATCCACCCATAATGCCAGCAGTCATGACTCCAGGGGGACCTTTGGATCTCACTTCTGTGTTACTGAGGAATCGCATAATATTTATTGGGCAGCCGATCAATTCCCCGGTGGCTCAGCGAGTTATATCTCAACTTGTGACTCTAGCAGCTATTGATGAAGATGCAGATATTCTG GTATATCTGAACTGCCCTGGTGGTAGCACCTACTCTGTATTGGCAATTTATGATTGCATGTCGTGG ATAAAGCCTAAAGTTGGCACAGTATGTTTTGGGGTGGCTGCAAGCCAGGGAGCACTTCTTCTTGCCGGTGGAGAAAAGGGGATGCGCTATGCAATGCCCAATGCACGTATTATGGTACATCAACCACAAAGCGGATGTGGG GGTCATGTGGAGGATGTGAGACGCCAAGTAAATGAAGCAGTTCAATCTCGCCAT AAAATTGACAAAATGTATGCTGCTTTTACCGGTCAACCGCTTGAGAAAGTGCAACAGTACACTGAGAGGGATCGTTTCTTATCTGCTCCTGAG GCGTTGGACTTTGGTCTTATTGATGGTATCTTGGAAACTGAATATTGA
- the LOC119991769 gene encoding dehydrodolichyl diphosphate synthase complex subunit NUS1-like isoform X2: MDFEAELQKLYSVFARIGNLGLRLLWHCLHFIVSLGYFGLHVADALESYLISAGIFRSYQALNIHTLRYLAIVVESEDAYQISKVVQLLQWLADIGVRRVCLYDGEGILKMSRGSILDKLKNDVNENKSLRDQQLMTLEFSSFSDGKEGLTKAANLLFKEYLKLGGLNREQEEQIFTESHLTEALRAVGYKGPDPDLLLVYGPARCHLGFSAWRIRYTEIVHMGPLTSMKYGLLIKAIYKFTMVRQNYGF, encoded by the exons ATGGATTTTGAAGCTGAATTGCAGAAGTTGTACTCAGTGTTTGCTCGG ATAGGCAATCTCGGGCTTCGACTATTGTGGCATTGCCTACATTTTATTGTTAGCTTGGGGTATTTTGGTTTGCATGTAGCTGATGCGCTTGAAAGCTATCTTATTTCTGCTGGAATATTTAGAAGTTACCAGGCCCTCAATATACACACTCTCCGTTACCTGGCCATTGTAGTGGAAAGTGAGGATGCCTACCAAATTTCAAAAGTTGTCCAGCTTTTGCAGTGGCTGGCAGATATTGGTGTGAGACGTGTGTGTCTCTATGATGGAGAAG GCATACTGAAGATGTCAAGAGGATCTATATTGGACAAATTGAAAAAT GATGTTAATGAAAATAAATCGCTAAGGGACCAGCAACTCATGACTCTAGaattttcttccttctctgatGGAAAGGAAGGGTTGACCAAAGCAGCGAACTTACTTTTTAAGGAGTATTTGAAGTTGGGTGGACTCAACAGAGAGCAGGAAGAACAAATTTTTACAGAATCGCACTTGACTGAGGCACTAAGAGCTGTTG GTTACAAGGGGCCAGACCCTgaccttcttcttgtttatgGACCTGCAAGGTGTCACCTTGGTTTCTCTGCATGGAGAATTCGATATACCGAGATCGT GCATATGGGGCCTTTGACGTCCATGAAGTATGGTTTACTCATAAAGGCCATTTACAAATTCACTATGGTGCGCCAAAATTATG GTTTTTGA
- the LOC119991769 gene encoding dehydrodolichyl diphosphate synthase complex subunit NUS1-like isoform X1: MDFEAELQKLYSVFARIGNLGLRLLWHCLHFIVSLGYFGLHVADALESYLISAGIFRSYQALNIHTLRYLAIVVESEDAYQISKVVQLLQWLADIGVRRVCLYDGEGILKMSRGSILDKLKNVRLFEDVNENKSLRDQQLMTLEFSSFSDGKEGLTKAANLLFKEYLKLGGLNREQEEQIFTESHLTEALRAVGYKGPDPDLLLVYGPARCHLGFSAWRIRYTEIVHMGPLTSMKYGLLIKAIYKFTMVRQNYGF, from the exons ATGGATTTTGAAGCTGAATTGCAGAAGTTGTACTCAGTGTTTGCTCGG ATAGGCAATCTCGGGCTTCGACTATTGTGGCATTGCCTACATTTTATTGTTAGCTTGGGGTATTTTGGTTTGCATGTAGCTGATGCGCTTGAAAGCTATCTTATTTCTGCTGGAATATTTAGAAGTTACCAGGCCCTCAATATACACACTCTCCGTTACCTGGCCATTGTAGTGGAAAGTGAGGATGCCTACCAAATTTCAAAAGTTGTCCAGCTTTTGCAGTGGCTGGCAGATATTGGTGTGAGACGTGTGTGTCTCTATGATGGAGAAG GCATACTGAAGATGTCAAGAGGATCTATATTGGACAAATTGAAAAATGTGAGATTGTTTGAG GATGTTAATGAAAATAAATCGCTAAGGGACCAGCAACTCATGACTCTAGaattttcttccttctctgatGGAAAGGAAGGGTTGACCAAAGCAGCGAACTTACTTTTTAAGGAGTATTTGAAGTTGGGTGGACTCAACAGAGAGCAGGAAGAACAAATTTTTACAGAATCGCACTTGACTGAGGCACTAAGAGCTGTTG GTTACAAGGGGCCAGACCCTgaccttcttcttgtttatgGACCTGCAAGGTGTCACCTTGGTTTCTCTGCATGGAGAATTCGATATACCGAGATCGT GCATATGGGGCCTTTGACGTCCATGAAGTATGGTTTACTCATAAAGGCCATTTACAAATTCACTATGGTGCGCCAAAATTATG GTTTTTGA
- the LOC119991453 gene encoding cilia- and flagella-associated protein 251-like, with protein MEVDDEVPSDEIEPQNKGLENKENDAKEEEDKVEENEENVENEEKEDDVVQEEEEEEVEEEEAGVQIKENEEKEEKDENEEAVVGRNDVELPSMELEVVDELLELSKHRFTPEKINKDSKGVEEIRVSVSHGYTRWDTQLKQAYPKEWARDLLAFMKDNTLESKLISWELCQVDKNWFVDAIRPETWLSDKHLDVAM; from the exons ATGGAGGTGGATGATGAGGTTCCAAGTGATGAGATTGAACCTCAAAACAAGGGGTTGGAGAATAAGGAGAATGATgcgaaggaggaggaggataaggtggaggaaaatgaggaaaatgTGGAGAATGAGGAGAAGGAGGATGATGTAGTTCAA gaggaggaggaggaggaggtggaggaggaagaagctGGAGTTCAAATAAAGGAGAATGAGGAGAAAGAGGAAAAGGATGAGAATGAGGAGGCTGTAGTTGGAAGAAATGATGTGGAGCTGCCAAGTATGGAGCTGGAAGTTGTGGATGAACTATTAGAGCTTTCAAAGCATCGGTTTACACCAGAGAAGATAAACAAGGACTCTAAAGGAGTGGAGGAGATTAGAGTCTCAGTTTCCCACGGCTACACCAGGTGGGACACGCAA TTGAAGCAAGCGTATCCAAAGGAATGGGCACGTGACTTACTTGCTTTTATGAAAGACAATACACTTGAAAGTAAGTTGATAAGTTGGGAGCTATGTCAAGTAGACAAGAATTGGTTTGTGGATGCCATCAGACCAGAAACCTGGTTATCGGACAAG CACCTTGATGTGGCAATGTAA